GGCCGACGAGGGGAGCCTGGCCGGCACGGTGGCCCGGGAAGGGGAGTCGATCGTGGCGAAGAACAGCGAGTACGGCGAGTTCCCGGTACGGGTGGAGAAGGTCGACCCTCCGACCTACCTGGCGTACCGGTGGGCCAGCGCCTTCCCCGGACAGGAGCTGCGCGAGGACAACAGCACCCTGGTGGAGTTCACGCTGAGCCGCGAGGGCGACAAGACCCGGCTCCGCGTCGTGGAGAGCGGGTTCGCGGCCCTGGCCGGGTCCGAGGAGCTGCGCGGCAAGGCG
This genomic interval from Streptomyces sp. NBC_00193 contains the following:
- a CDS encoding SRPBCC domain-containing protein, translating into MNADRIERDTLIEASLDRVWSLVAEPGFWVADEGSLAGTVAREGESIVAKNSEYGEFPVRVEKVDPPTYLAYRWASAFPGQELREDNSTLVEFTLSREGDKTRLRVVESGFAALAGSEELRGKALKDNTGGWPQVLDAFKKRAEQPAA